A stretch of the Solanum dulcamara chromosome 6, daSolDulc1.2, whole genome shotgun sequence genome encodes the following:
- the LOC129892837 gene encoding defensin-like protein produces MGNSMRYFATFFLVAMMFLATEMGPMSSAEARICESQSQSFKGACVSDTNCASVCHSEGFIGGKCRGLRRRCFCTKNC; encoded by the exons ATGGGAAACTCCATGCGTTATTTTGCAACTTTCTTCCTAGTAGCAATGATGTTTTTGGCCACTG AGATGGGACCAATGAGTAGTGCAGAGGCAAGGATTTGCGAGTCACAGAGCCAAAGTTTCAAGGGGGCATGTGTTAGCGATACCAATTGTGCCTCCGTTTGCCATTCCGAAGGCTTCATCGGAGGCAAATGTCGTGGACTTCGACGCCGTTGCTTTTGCACCAAAAATTGTTAG